In Bacillus sp. Cs-700, one genomic interval encodes:
- a CDS encoding diacylglycerol kinase family protein: MKRAMLIINPSSGKEKAMNYEEEAVNILQKNHVDVTVKYTEKEGDAIRFAKAACENHFNTLVAMGGDGTINEAINGLASESERPDFGFIPLGTVNDFARALGIPMQPKKALKVLAQQHTKPVDIGRINNQYFMNVLAVGAIAEAVYDVTPEQKSKFGPLAYLIEGGRALKDKTPFNLKVTYDGKQWNGEAYIMLIALTNSVGGIQSFAQHAEVNDGYFHVFILREFSLPKVFKIIPDLFTGHLQDNAQVEYFPASSLKVESDHELVVNIDGDEGVHLPFEAEVMHNELHIFVPEE, from the coding sequence GTGAAACGTGCTATGCTCATAATAAATCCATCGTCTGGTAAAGAAAAAGCAATGAATTACGAAGAAGAAGCAGTAAACATCTTACAAAAAAATCATGTTGACGTTACAGTGAAATATACTGAAAAAGAAGGGGATGCGATCCGTTTTGCTAAAGCCGCATGCGAGAATCATTTTAACACGCTTGTCGCAATGGGGGGAGACGGAACGATTAATGAAGCCATTAATGGATTAGCAAGTGAGTCGGAGCGCCCTGATTTTGGCTTCATTCCTTTAGGGACGGTTAATGATTTCGCAAGAGCGCTCGGCATACCAATGCAACCGAAAAAGGCGCTAAAAGTTCTAGCACAACAGCATACTAAACCGGTCGATATCGGACGTATTAATAACCAGTACTTTATGAATGTGCTTGCTGTAGGAGCGATTGCAGAAGCCGTATATGATGTGACGCCTGAGCAAAAATCCAAATTTGGACCGCTTGCTTATTTAATTGAAGGTGGAAGAGCGTTAAAAGATAAAACACCGTTTAACCTAAAAGTGACTTATGATGGGAAACAATGGAATGGAGAAGCGTACATCATGCTGATTGCTTTAACGAATTCAGTAGGAGGGATTCAGTCTTTCGCCCAGCATGCTGAAGTGAATGATGGGTATTTTCACGTTTTTATTTTAAGAGAATTTTCTCTACCTAAAGTTTTTAAGATCATTCCAGATCTATTTACTGGCCATTTACAAGATAACGCTCAAGTAGAATATTTCCCTGCCTCTAGTCTAAAAGTAGAGTCAGATCATGAACTTGTCGTTAATATTGATGGGGATGAAGGTGTACATCTTCCATTTGAAGCAGAAGTGATGCACAACGAACTACATATTTTTGTTCCTGAAGAGTAG